In Leucobacter sp. CX169, a single genomic region encodes these proteins:
- a CDS encoding DUF1003 domain-containing protein — protein sequence MTRRWRERSDATPRGALGSARAGESSERFGRWTERIARGMGTPWFLLALSLFCIGWLIWNTMAPESARFDSAAIGFTALTLILSLQASYAAPMILLAQNRQDDRDRVQIEQDRQRAERALADTEFLAREVVSLRLAIQELPDRDVLRAELRALLAELDASSAAPQATEPQAPEDKR from the coding sequence GTGACGCGCCGGTGGCGCGAGCGCTCGGACGCCACGCCTCGCGGCGCGCTCGGCAGTGCACGGGCGGGCGAGAGCTCCGAGCGCTTCGGCCGCTGGACCGAGCGCATCGCGCGCGGCATGGGCACCCCCTGGTTCCTGCTTGCGCTGTCGCTGTTCTGCATCGGCTGGTTGATCTGGAACACGATGGCGCCCGAAAGCGCCCGCTTCGATTCTGCGGCGATAGGCTTCACCGCGCTGACGCTGATTCTCTCGCTCCAGGCGTCCTACGCCGCGCCCATGATCCTGCTCGCACAGAATCGCCAGGATGACCGGGACCGCGTGCAGATCGAACAGGATCGCCAGCGCGCCGAGCGCGCCCTCGCCGACACCGAGTTTCTTGCCCGCGAGGTCGTCTCGCTGCGTCTTGCCATCCAGGAGCTGCCGGACCGTGACGTGTTGCGAGCCGAGCTCCGGGCGCTGCTCGCCGAACTCGATGCGTCGTCGGCTGCGCCGCAGGCAACCGAGCCGCAGGCCCCCGAGGACAAGCGATGA